The Punica granatum isolate Tunisia-2019 chromosome 4, ASM765513v2, whole genome shotgun sequence genome has a window encoding:
- the LOC116203757 gene encoding probable protein phosphatase 2C 46 translates to MLSGLMNFLQACFGPRSDRYVHSGSNSVGRQDGLLWYKDMGQHSTGDFSMAVVQANSLLEDQSQIESGSLSSNESGPFGTFVGIYDGHGGPETSRYINDHLFQHLKRFTLEQQSMSVDVIRKAYQAAEEGFVSVVTRQWPTKPQIAAVGSCCLTGVVCGGTLYIANLGDSRAVLGRAVKATGEVIAVQLSDEHNACIESVRQELCSMHPDDKQIVVLKHNVWRVKGLIQVSRAIGDIYLKKAEFNREPLYAKFRLREPFKRPILSAEPSISTHHLLPDDRFVIFASDGLWEHLTNQEAVDIIQNHPRSGSARRLVKAALQEAAKKREMRYSDLKKIDRGVRRFFHDDITVIVLFLDSSNLFVSKCPSVSVRGGGITLPPNTLAPC, encoded by the exons ATGTTATCGGGGTTGATGAACTTTCTCCAGGCCTGTTTCGGGCCAAGGTCGGACCGATATGTTCATTCAGGCTCCAATTCTGTGGGGCGGCAAGACGGGCTCTTGTGGTACAAAGATATGGGCCAACACTCAACCGGTGATTTCTCGATGGCCGTTGTGCAAGCAAACAGTCTTCTCGAGGATCAGAGCCAGATTGAGTCGGGAAGTTTGAGCTCGAATGAGTCTGGCCCTTTTGGTACATTTGTGGGTATATATGATGGGCATGGTGGGCCTGAGACATCTCGCTATATCAATGATCACCTTTTTCAGCATCTCAAAA GGTTCACTTTGGAGCAGCAGTCGATGTCAGTTGATGTTATAAGGAAGGCCTATCAGGCAGCAGAGGAGGGCTTCGTCTCTGTCGTGACCAGACAGTGGCCAACGAAACCACAAATTGCAGCTGTCGGATCGTGTTGCCTCACCGGGGTCGTCTGTGGTGGGACCCTCTACATTGCAAACCTCGGTGATTCACGAGCTGTCCTGGGGAGAGCTGTGAAGGCCACAGGGGAGGTTATAGCAGTTCAGTTGTCGGATGAGCACAATGCATGTATAGAGTCCGTGAGGCAGGAGCTCTGTTCTATGCATCCTGATGATAAGCAGATTGTTGTTTTAAAGCATAATGTGTGGCGTGTAAAGGGCCTCATACAG GTCTCGAGGGCCATTGGTGATATATACTTGAAGAAGGCTGAGTTCAACAGGGAGCCGTTATATGCCAAATTTCGACTTCGTGAACCTTTCAAGAGACCAATCCTAAGTGCAGAACCATCGATATCTACGCACCATTTGCTACCGGACGATCGGTTTGTTATATTTGCATCCGATGGGCTGTGGGAGCACCTGACTAACCAGGAAGCAGTAGATATCATTCAAAATCATCCTCGCAGT GGAAGCGCGAGGCGGCTCGTGAAAGCTGCACTACAGGAAGCAgcgaagaagagagaaatgaGATACTCAGACTTGAAAAAAATCGACCGTGGTGTCCGCCGCTTCTTCCACGATGATATCACCGTGATAGTTCTCTTCCTCGACTCATCAAACCTCTTTGTGAGCAAATGCCCTAGCGTATCTGTGAGAGGTGGAGGCATCACTTTGCCTCCCAACACGTTGGCCCCTTGCTAG